DNA sequence from the Streptomyces sp. NBC_01264 genome:
GGTGTGCGCGGCAGCCGTCCCGGGGCCGGTGGGTGAGGACGACCGGGGCGGCGGGCCCGACCGAGCTTACGCGAGGCCCCCGGCCGGGGGCGGGGCCCCGGGGCTCCCCTCGGATGGCCCGATGAGCGCTTCGACCCCGTCCAGCATCCGGGCGAGCCCGAACTCGAACAGCGTGCCGAGTTCGAGCTCGAACCGCTCCCCTTCGAAGAGGGTGGACAGGACCGGGAAGGAGCCGGCGGTCTGGATCGATTCCATCCGCGGTTCGTTGGCGGCCAGCCATTCCTCGGGGGTCATGCCGGTGTCCTGCCGGGCCTGCGACTCCAGCTCCACGGCCGCCGCGACGCCCTGGGCGTACCCGAGGAGGGCGAGGTGGGTGTGGAGGATCTGGGCCGGTGTCAGCCCCAGGCCGGTCAGGGCGCCGAGGACCCGCTCGGTGTACCGCATCGCGTGGGGCGAGGCCATCGGCCGGGTGAGCCCGGCCGTGGCTCGCGCCAGCCAGGGATGGCGCTCGCACAGGCCCCACAACCACCGCACCTCCTGCTCCAGCTGCGCACGCCAGCCGGGCGGTCGCGGCCCCGGCGGCTCCGCGCTGAACACCGTCTCCGACATCAGCCGTACGAGTTCGCCCTTGCTCGGAACGTGGCGGTAGAGCGCCATGGTGGAGACGCCGAAGTCGGTGGCGACGCGGCGCATGGACAGTGCGGCGAGCCCTTCGCCGTCGACGAGGGCGATCGCGGTGCGGATGATGCGGTCCCGGGTCAGTCCGTGAGGGGGAGCCGGGGGTCGCTCTCGTCCCGGCTCGGCGACGACGGTGCCGACACCGGGTACGGGCCGCACCAGACCCTCCTGGTTCAGGGTGGCGAGCGCCTTCGTCGCGGTCGCCATGGCGACCCCCCACTCCTGGGTGATCCGCCGGGTGGAAGGGATGCGGGCACCGGGTGCGAGCTCGCCCGAGGTGATCCGCCGACGGATGTCGCCGGCGATGCGGAGGTAGGGCGGTTCCATGGCCATGAGTGCACTGTACTAGTGCACTCCCACAGCGTTCAGGCAGTTCCAAGGCCTGTGTTGGCGGAGTGCACTAGGCATGTGTTTGCGGCGCACACCTTGGTCCCGGTCTCCTGCCGTTCATGGACAACACGCCAAGCCCCCGCGCGGGGCGCAAGGAATGGACCGCCCTCGGGGTCCTGATGCTGCCCCTGCTCCTCGTCTCGATGGACGTCTCGGTCCTGTACTTCGCGATCCCCTACATCAGCCGGGACCTGGAGCCCAGCGCGACGCAGCAGTTGTGGATCCTGGACATGTACGGCTTCGTCCTCGCCGGGCTCCTCGTCACGATGGGCGCCCTCGGTGACCGGATCGGCCGGCGCACGCTGGTGCTCGCGGGAGCGGCGGTCTTCGGAGCGGCCTCGGTCGCGGCCGCGTACGCGTCCTCGGCCGAACTGCTCATCGCCGTGCGCGCGCTGCTGGGGCTGGGCGGCGCCGCCCTGATGCCCTCGACGCTCGCCCTGATCCGCAATCTCTTCCACGACGAGGAACAGCGGGGCAGGGCGGTGACCCTGTGGACCGCCGTCATGACGACGGGCATCTCGCTGGGGCCCGTGGTCAGCGGTCTGCTGCTGGAGCACTTCTGGTGGGGCGCGGTCTTCCTGATCAACCTGCCCGCGATGGTGCTGCTGCTCGTGCTGGTGCCGTTCCTGGTAACGGAGTTCAAGTCGGCGAAGCGCGAGCCCTTCGACCTGCCGAGCGCGGTGCTGTCGCTCGGCGCGGTGCTCCTGGTCATCTACGGCATCAAGGAATGGGCCCGGCACGGGTACGAGCCGCTGCCCACGCTCGCCATCGGCACGGGGCTCGTGTTGGGCTTCGTCTTCGTCTTGCGGCAACAGCACCTCGCGCATCCGATGATCGACCTCGGCCTTCTCGGCCGGCGCAGCTTCGGCGGCCCGGTGTTCGTCAGTCTCCTCGCGATGTTCGCCACGGTCGGGATGGCGGTCTTCCTCACCCAGTACCTGCAGTCGGTCCTCGGCATGAGGCCGTTCAACGCCGCGCTGTGGAGCCTTGTTCCGGCCGCCGGAGTGGCCGTCGCGGCCCCGGTCGGAGCCGTCCTCGCCCAACGCGTCGACCGTGCGTACGTCATGGGCGGCGGTTTCCTCCTCTCCGGGTGCGGCTTCCTCTGGCTGACCCAGGTGCGCACGGACTCGGCGCTCTGGTTCACCCTCGCGGGCGCCTCCCTGTACGTGGGCGGCCTCGTCGCCGCCATGACCCTCGCCAACGAACTCGCCCTCGGCGCGGCCCCGCCGGAGCGGGCCGGATCAGCCGCGGCCGTGGTGGAGTCGGGCCAGGAGCTCGGCGGAGCATTGGGCATGGCGATCCTCGGATCCGTCGGGGCGGCGGTCTACAGCCGGGACATGGCGGGGGCGCTGCCCGCCGGCGTGCCGCAGGCCGAAGCCGTACGCGAAACGCTCGGCGGCGCTGTGGCCGCCGCATCCCAGCTGCCCGGAGGGGCCGCGGATGCCGTACTGACGGCCGCGCGCGACGCCTTCACGCACGGGATGAGCTTCGCGGCCGTGGGCGCGGCCGTCACCATGACCGGCGCCGCCTTCTTCTCGTTCACCTGGCTGAGGGGCGTGGGCACGGCGGGACGCCCGGCACCCTCACCTGCCGCCCCGCCGTCCGCCACCCGCACACCCTGACGGCCGGCCTCAGCGGGCGTCGCGCCACCAGTAGCGCCCGACGACGAGCTCCTCCAGCGAGCGGAGCCGGTCCGCCGCCATGCGCGCGTGGACCTCGGGGCGTTCCAGTACGACACGGAGATCGGCCGCGAGGTGGGTCGCTTCGCGGACCTCGCAGCCTGCCCGAAGGGTGTCCGGAGGGGTTCCCGTCGCACGGGCGACGACGTCGAGGAGGGTCTCCATGTGCGGTCCGCTGAACCGGATCAGGAAGAACCAGTCGTCGACGGGGTCCCCGAAGCGGGCCCATTCGAAGTCCAGCAGGGCCGTCACGTTCCCGGCGTGCGCGAGCCAGTTGTCCCAGTGGCAGTCCGCGTGGACGGGGACGGCCGTACGGGCGTGCGGGGGCGCGTCCCGCGCGATCGCCCTCAGCCCGTCGAGCAGGTGGGTAGGTACGGTTCCGTGGCGGTCGCGCTCGGCGAGGCCCTCGATCTCGGCGAGGAACGCGGCCCGACCGGTGAACCCTCCGTGGTCGAGGGTTTCCCGCAGCGTCCGGTCGGCCTCGCCCTGGGGCACCCAGGCGTGGAGCCGGCCGAGCCGTTCGACCGCCTGCTCGGCCAACGCGCGCGCGGTCGCCCCGTCCACGCCCGGCATGCCCATGCTGGGAGCCGTCCCCGGCACGCGGGCGTAGCAGGCAAAGCGGACGTCGCCCGTCTCCAGCCGGTGGGTCCCGCTGTCGAGCAGCGGGGCCGTGAGCCCGGCGGGCAGGTGGGGCGCGAGCGCGATCTCCCGGTTCAGCCGCGTGTGGGAGGCCGCATCGATGATCTTGACGACCACGTCCGGGCCCCCGTACACGTGGTGGGAGCCGCTCGCGGCGGTGGCCATGGGGCCGGGATCGCGCCCCAGGGCCGCCGCCGCGATCGCACGGGCGGCGGCGCGGGCCCGCCCCGGGTCGGCCATCGGCGCGCGGGCGGTCAGCGGCCCTTCGGTGGTCACAGGTCCCTCGGCCGTCATAGGCCCCTCGGTCGTCACAGGTCCCTCGGTGGCCACCGGGCCGCCGGCGGTCACAGGGCCGTGGGTGGTCACAGGGCCGTGCGCGCTCAGAACTCGACCACCGAACGGAGGACCTCGCCGCGTTCCATGCGGGCGAAGGCCGCCTCGACCCCGTCCAGTGCGATCCGCTCGGAGACGAACGCGTCGAGGTCGAGCCTGCCTTGCAGGTAGAGGTCGATGAGCAGCGGGAAGTCCCGCTCGGGCAGGCAGTCCCCGTACCAGGAGGACTTCAGGGCGCCGCCGCGTCCGAAGACGTCCAGCAGCGGGAGTTCGAGCCGCATCTCCGGCGTCGGGACGCCGACCAGCACCACCGTGCCGGCCAGGTCGCGTGCGTAGAACGCCTGCTTGTACGTCTCGGGGCGGCCGACGGCCTCGATGACCACGTCGGCCCCGTTGCCGCCGGTCAGTTCCTGGATGGCCTTGACCACGTCCTGCGTACCGCCGTTGACGGTGTGCGTGGCGCCGAGTCCCCGCGCCCACTCCAGCTTCCGGTCGTCCAGGTCCACGGCGATGATGCGGGAGGCTCCGGCCAGCCTGGCCCCGGCGACGGCGGCGTTGCCCACTCCCCCGCAGCCGATGACGGCCACGGAGTCGCCTCGGCCGACGTTGCCGGTGTTCAGGGCGGCGCCCAGGCCGGCCATCGCCCCGCAGCCGAGCAGCCCGGCGGCGGCCGGCGAGGCGGCCGGGTCCACCTTGGTGCACTGGCCTGCGGCCACCAGGGTCTTCTCGGCGAAGGCACCGATACCGAGGGCCGGGGAGAGCGGGGTGCCGTCCTCCAGGGTCATGGGCTGGGTGGCGTTGTGCGTGTTGAAGCAGTACCAGGGGCGGCCTCGCTTGCAGGCCCGGCAGTCGCCGCACACCGCGCGCCAGTTGAGGACGACGAAGTCGCCGGGGGCGACGGAGGTGACGTCCGGGCCGACCGATTCGACGACCCCGGCGGCCTCGTGGCCGAGCAGGAAGGGGAACTCGTCGTTGATGCCGCCCTCCCGGTAGTGCAGGTCGGTGTGGCAGACCCCGCAGGCCTGGACCCGTACGAGCGCCTCGCCGGGGCCCGGATCGGGCACGAGGATCGTCGTCGTCTCCACCGGTGCGCCCTTGCTCCGGGCGATGACCCCTCGTACGCGATGCGTCACGTGCTACCCCGATCTCGATCATGGCTTCTTCGACTGAACCCGGAGGTCCCGCGAGGGTTCCGCGAGGTTTCCGCCGGTCCCGCCAACGTACACGCGCAGTCCCTTGTGCGGGAGTTGCCCCGCGTCCCAGCGCGGTGCGCCGGGCGCCGTGGCGTGCGGTCCGGTGGGCTGCGTGCCGGCCAGGGCGGGGCGGCCCGACCCGACCCGGCCCGGCCCGGCCCGGCCCGGCCCCGGCACGAAAATCCCGTGCGGGGCCGGTGCGGCCGCTGGTCCACTACGCGCATGGACAACGCCCCGAACGCCGAAACCCCGCCCCGCGACCCCTGGCTCGCGTACTTCGCCGACCGCGGGCACACGGGTGTCCGCCGGATCGGCGCCGGTTCCGAGGGCGTCGTCTACGGGCTGGGCGGGGGCCGGGCCGCCAAGGTGTGGAGCGGTCGGCCGCCGGCCGGGCTCGAGCTCAGTCGTCAGGTGTACGCGGACATGGCGCGGCATCAGCTGCCCTTCGACACCCCGGAGATCTTCGACGTAGAGGACCACGAGGGCGTCCTGGTGACGTACGAGCGCGAGCTGCCCGGAGCCCCGATGAGGGTCGACTCCGCACACGCCGACTACGAGCGCGAGCTGCCCGCGAAGCAGAGCGAGACGCTGCTCTCCGTTCTGCGCGGTCTGGCCTCCGTTCCCGGCACCGAGGCCATGCGCCGGCTGACCGTCCAGGGTGACGACCGTCCGCTGTGGCGGGATCACGACTCCTTCCGCGACGCCCTCGCGGCCCTGGTCCAGCGGGCCGCGGCCCGGCACGGCGACGCCCTGGCCGCTTGCGTACCGGACTTCGGGGCGGGAGTGGAACGGACGCACGAGGCACTGCGCTCGCTCCCCGACGCGCCGGTGACCGCGATCCACGGCGACCTCGTACCGCCCGACATCCACACCGACGCGGCCGGCCGGCCCGTCGCCGTGCTCGACTTCGGCTTCTGCACCACCGCGGGCGACCCGGCCTTCGAGGCCGCGGTGACCGCTGCCGTCTGGGACATGTACGGGCCGTATGCCGAGGAGCACACCACGGAGCTCTCCCGGCTCTTCGCCCACGAGCTCGGCTACCCGCCGGCGACCCTCACCACCTATCAGGCGGCGTACGCCCTCGTGACCTACGACCTCTTCGGCCTGGACGAACGCGACGGCCACTTCCGGTGGTGCGCGCAGCAGCTGCGCCGCAACGCCGTGTTCGGTGGTGCGGCCTAGACCTGCTGCCGACCGGACAGTTCGAGCGGCAGCGCCGCCCGCAGGGCCGCGCCGAAGGCGGCCACGGCGGGGTGGGCGGCGGCGCCGCTGCGGAAGGCCACGTGGGTGCGGCGCTCCACGGCGAGACGGGTGAGCGCGACGGCCGGATCCGCGGGCCCGGTGATCCCGAGCTGCGGCACCACGGCCACCCCCTGGCCGGCCGCGACCAGGGCGAGCACGGTGGCGAACTCGTCCACCTGGTGGCGGATCCTCGGCACGAACCCGGCGTCCTCGCAGGCCCGTACGGTCATGGCGTGGCAGAGGGTGCCGGGTGTGGCGGTGATCCAGGGTGCGTCGGCATGCGTACGGAGCAACGCGCGCTGCCCGGCTCCGCCCGCCCCGGCGATCCCGGCCGGATCCCCCGTGCGCCCGGAGCCCCCGGGCGCCCGCTCCGGCGCCGCCAGGTACATCGCCTCGCGGTAGAGGGGTTCCGTGGCCAGCCCGGGCTCCTGCGGCGCGGGGAGGAAGTCGTAGGCGTGGATCAGCGCCACGTCCAGGTCTCCGGCGCGCAGCCCGTCCGCCACCGCCGCCGGGTCGGTCTCGGCCACCATCGGCTCCAGCCCCGGGTGCCGGCGGGCCAGCTCGGCGAGGGCCGCCGGGACGACGGCCCTGGTCGCGGTGGGGAAGGAGCCGATCCGCAGCGCTCCGGCCAGTCCGCCGCGGGCCTCCGCGAGCTCGGCGTCGGCCCGCTCCAGCAGCTCCAGCACCGCGTCGGCGTGCCGGACCAGGTTCTGACCGGCGGCCGTGAGCCGGACCCCGCGGCCGGTGCGTTCCAGCAGGGGCAGACCGGACTCGCGTTCGAGGACCGAGAGCTGCTGGGACACCGCCGAAGGGCTGAAGGAGAGCACCTCGGCCACCGCGGCGATGGTCCCCCGGTGGGCGAGTTCGCGCAGGAGGCGCAGGCGTCGTACATCGAGCATCGGATCAGCTTACGGTTCGGATAAGAAACGCGAACTGGATTCGATGCTCGGCACGGGCGAGGCTCGACCCATGACCAGGACACGCAGGACCTCGCCCCCCACCGCCCCGTACACCCCGCAGGGGATCCACGTACCGCTGATCACCCCCTTCACCGCCGACGACGAGGTCGCCTCCGACGCCCTGGAGGCGCTCGCCCACGAGGTGCTCGACGCGGGGGCCACCGGAATCGTGGCGCTGGGCACCACCGGCGAGCCGGCCGCCCTCGACGAGGCCGAGCGCGACCTCGTCACCGAGGTCTGCGCCCGGGTCTGCCGGGAGCGCGGCGCGGCGCTGACCGTGGGCGCCGGGGCGAGCGGGACCCGGGCCGCCGAGGAGTCGCTCGGCCGGCTGAAGCGGTGGCCCGAGGTGCGGGCCGCGCTGGTGACCGTGCCCGCGTTCGTGCGGCCCGCGGCCGCCGGTGTGCTGGCGCATTTCGAGCGGCTGGCGCGGGTGAGCCCCGTACCGCTGATCGTCTACCACGTCCCGTACCGCACCGGGCAGCCGCTGGACGCGGCCCTGCTGCGGGAGATCGGGGCGCTGCCCGGGGTGGCCGGGGTCAAGTACGCCGTCGGCGCGCTCGACGGGGAAGCGGTCGCGCTGCTCGGTGATCTGCCGGACGGTTTCGCGGTGCTGGCCGGCGACGACGCCTTCCTGTCGCCCCTGCTCGCGCTCGGCGCGGCGGGCGGGGTCCTCGCCTCGGCCCATCTCGCCACGGCGCGGTTCACCGAGCTCGCGGCCGCCTGGCGGGCGGGCGACACGGACCGGGCGCGCGCCCTGGGCCACGCGCTGGCCCGGCTCTCCGCGACCCTCTTCGCCGAGCCCAACCCGTCGGTGACCAAGGGGGTGTTGTACGCGCAGGGCCGCATCCCGAGCCCTGCCGTACGCCTCCCCCTGCTGCCCGCGGGCACGGAATCGGTCGCGGCGGCGGTGCGGGAACTGGCGCACCTGACCTGATCGACGACGCCCTCGCCCCCACCACCCCACCACCCCTCACCGGGCGCCGGGCGCCGGTCTCGGGGCGCTCGCGGCGCCGCCCGAGCGCTCGAGGTCACTCGGTGGGGGTGAGTGAGCGCAGGTCGGCGTCCAGCATCCGGATCAGCTCACCGACCCGTCCGCCGCCGCTCGGGGCCGCCGGGAAGCGTGTCAGCACGTCGACGAGGACCGGTGTCGCACGGTGCACCGCCTGCTCGACGTGCGCGCCGCCAACGCCCCGATCGTCGTCGGCGAGGAGTTCGGCCGCTCTGGCCGCGTGGGCGCCGGCTCCGAGGATGTGCTTCACCTGGGTGGCCTTGGCCAGGGGGTGCAGGTAGGCGGCGCCTGCCGCGGACATCGCTGCCCGGGCGGCCTCGCGCGCAGCCTCGGAGTCGGCGCTCTTGGCGGCCTTGAGCGCCGCCCACGCCCGGTCGCGCAGCGCCTTCCCCCGCTCGCCGCCCCGCGCGAACTGCCACGCGGCGCCGATGGCCTCGCGAGGCCGCGCATCGTCCGGCTGACCGTCCTCGAACACCCCGAGCACCACTTCCGCGCACGCCGCGGCGAATGCGGTGACCTCACGAAGGTCTTCCTTGCTCAGGGCGATCTCGCCCGCTTCCCCTGTCATGACTCCATCCTCGGCCATCGCGCCGGCCCGGCCCATCCGCCCGTCCATCCGCCCGCCCATCCCGCGAGGGACGAGGTCGGCAGGCTCGCACGCGAGGGACGATTGACCCGGGATGGGCGATTCGCCGCCAACGGGTGGGTCGCCCGAATCGGCCCCGGCGACGGGCGACTTGCCCGAATTGAGCCATGGCCCGCCGGCCCGTGATGTGAGTCACGCCGAAGGCATCAACATCACTTCCCCGAGAAGGGCGATTCCCTTTTCCCGGTTGGATATTCGGGAATTCCCCTAGATCTTTTCAAGGTCGCCCGTCGGCCCGAATGCGGGAAGTTGATCTCCGGGGCGAATTCGTGTCTTGTTCCGGCCCGTCGGACTCACCTACGGTCACCTCGTTCCCGGTGGTCAGCTGCCGAATCCGGTCACCGCCAGGGGCTCTTCCGTACCCCACACGTGAGGAATTCCGCCATGCCCGCATCGGGAAAGCACCGCCGGCCGAAGCAGCACCACGCACTCACCCGCAAGCTGGCCCTCGCCGGTACGGGCAGCGCGGCGCTGGCCCTCCCGCTGATCAGCGCGACCACGGCCGGCGCGGCCGAGGTGGCCGTCGCCCCCACGACGTATTCCGTGGTCAGCGGCGACACCCTGAGCAAGATCGCCGCTGAGCACTCCATCGGTGGTGGCTGGCAGAAGCTCTACGAGGCCAACAAGGGCATCGTCGGCGCCGACCCCTCGGCGATCCGCCCCGGCCTGAAACTGAACCTCACCACGGCCGCCGCCCCCGCCGCCGCACCGGCCGCGGCCAAGGCCGCCACCGGCTACGCGAACAACCTCGACGGCTGGATCCGCGAGTCGCTCGACGTCATGGCGCAGCACGGAATTCCCGGGAGCTACGAAGGAATTCACCGCAACGTCATGCGCGAATCCTCGGGGAATCCGATGGCCATCAACAACTGGGACTCCAACGCCGCGGCGGGCATCCCCTCGAAGGGGCTCCTCCAGGTCATCGACCCGACCTTCAAGGCCTATCACGTCCCCGGCACCCCGATGGACTCGTACGACCCGGTCGCCAACATCACGGCCGCCTGCAACTACGCGGCGGCCCGCTACGGTTCGATCGACAATGTCAACGGCGCCTACTGAACCAGCTTGCGGTACGCCGCCCCCAGCTCGCTCACGTCCACGGAGGCGTGCACGACGGGGCCGGCCCCGTCCGCCCCGGCGGGCAGGTGCTTGAACAACAGGTCGAGCACGGCCTGGCTCAACTCGGCCTTGACCGCCTCGGTCCGGCCCGGCAGCAGGCCGATCTGCACATGGACCAGCGCGGATCCGGGCGCCCCGTCGGCCACGTATACGTCGTCCGGACACCGGAAGCGCGTCTTGCAGTTCGCGACGGTGGCGGCCGCGACCTCGGCGGTCAACGCGTGCAGGGCCGACGCGAATCCATGCCGGTCGAAGGTGTCGGACAAGTTCGCCGAATAGTCGACGGTGATCTGCGGCACAGGGCGCTCCGGTTGGCTCGGCGACCCGGCCCCGGCAGGGCCGCATCGCGTGGTGACGGATGACGGACGGCGAGCGGCGCGCACGGCGCGCCCCTCCCGCGGTT
Encoded proteins:
- a CDS encoding TetR/AcrR family transcriptional regulator C-terminal domain-containing protein, with protein sequence MAMEPPYLRIAGDIRRRITSGELAPGARIPSTRRITQEWGVAMATATKALATLNQEGLVRPVPGVGTVVAEPGRERPPAPPHGLTRDRIIRTAIALVDGEGLAALSMRRVATDFGVSTMALYRHVPSKGELVRLMSETVFSAEPPGPRPPGWRAQLEQEVRWLWGLCERHPWLARATAGLTRPMASPHAMRYTERVLGALTGLGLTPAQILHTHLALLGYAQGVAAAVELESQARQDTGMTPEEWLAANEPRMESIQTAGSFPVLSTLFEGERFELELGTLFEFGLARMLDGVEALIGPSEGSPGAPPPAGGLA
- a CDS encoding MFS transporter; translation: MDNTPSPRAGRKEWTALGVLMLPLLLVSMDVSVLYFAIPYISRDLEPSATQQLWILDMYGFVLAGLLVTMGALGDRIGRRTLVLAGAAVFGAASVAAAYASSAELLIAVRALLGLGGAALMPSTLALIRNLFHDEEQRGRAVTLWTAVMTTGISLGPVVSGLLLEHFWWGAVFLINLPAMVLLLVLVPFLVTEFKSAKREPFDLPSAVLSLGAVLLVIYGIKEWARHGYEPLPTLAIGTGLVLGFVFVLRQQHLAHPMIDLGLLGRRSFGGPVFVSLLAMFATVGMAVFLTQYLQSVLGMRPFNAALWSLVPAAGVAVAAPVGAVLAQRVDRAYVMGGGFLLSGCGFLWLTQVRTDSALWFTLAGASLYVGGLVAAMTLANELALGAAPPERAGSAAAVVESGQELGGALGMAILGSVGAAVYSRDMAGALPAGVPQAEAVRETLGGAVAAASQLPGGAADAVLTAARDAFTHGMSFAAVGAAVTMTGAAFFSFTWLRGVGTAGRPAPSPAAPPSATRTP
- a CDS encoding phosphotransferase family protein, translated to MTTEGPLTARAPMADPGRARAAARAIAAAALGRDPGPMATAASGSHHVYGGPDVVVKIIDAASHTRLNREIALAPHLPAGLTAPLLDSGTHRLETGDVRFACYARVPGTAPSMGMPGVDGATARALAEQAVERLGRLHAWVPQGEADRTLRETLDHGGFTGRAAFLAEIEGLAERDRHGTVPTHLLDGLRAIARDAPPHARTAVPVHADCHWDNWLAHAGNVTALLDFEWARFGDPVDDWFFLIRFSGPHMETLLDVVARATGTPPDTLRAGCEVREATHLAADLRVVLERPEVHARMAADRLRSLEELVVGRYWWRDAR
- a CDS encoding S-(hydroxymethyl)mycothiol dehydrogenase; the encoded protein is MTHRVRGVIARSKGAPVETTTILVPDPGPGEALVRVQACGVCHTDLHYREGGINDEFPFLLGHEAAGVVESVGPDVTSVAPGDFVVLNWRAVCGDCRACKRGRPWYCFNTHNATQPMTLEDGTPLSPALGIGAFAEKTLVAAGQCTKVDPAASPAAAGLLGCGAMAGLGAALNTGNVGRGDSVAVIGCGGVGNAAVAGARLAGASRIIAVDLDDRKLEWARGLGATHTVNGGTQDVVKAIQELTGGNGADVVIEAVGRPETYKQAFYARDLAGTVVLVGVPTPEMRLELPLLDVFGRGGALKSSWYGDCLPERDFPLLIDLYLQGRLDLDAFVSERIALDGVEAAFARMERGEVLRSVVEF
- a CDS encoding aminoglycoside phosphotransferase family protein — translated: MDNAPNAETPPRDPWLAYFADRGHTGVRRIGAGSEGVVYGLGGGRAAKVWSGRPPAGLELSRQVYADMARHQLPFDTPEIFDVEDHEGVLVTYERELPGAPMRVDSAHADYERELPAKQSETLLSVLRGLASVPGTEAMRRLTVQGDDRPLWRDHDSFRDALAALVQRAAARHGDALAACVPDFGAGVERTHEALRSLPDAPVTAIHGDLVPPDIHTDAAGRPVAVLDFGFCTTAGDPAFEAAVTAAVWDMYGPYAEEHTTELSRLFAHELGYPPATLTTYQAAYALVTYDLFGLDERDGHFRWCAQQLRRNAVFGGAA
- a CDS encoding LysR family transcriptional regulator; the protein is MLDVRRLRLLRELAHRGTIAAVAEVLSFSPSAVSQQLSVLERESGLPLLERTGRGVRLTAAGQNLVRHADAVLELLERADAELAEARGGLAGALRIGSFPTATRAVVPAALAELARRHPGLEPMVAETDPAAVADGLRAGDLDVALIHAYDFLPAPQEPGLATEPLYREAMYLAAPERAPGGSGRTGDPAGIAGAGGAGQRALLRTHADAPWITATPGTLCHAMTVRACEDAGFVPRIRHQVDEFATVLALVAAGQGVAVVPQLGITGPADPAVALTRLAVERRTHVAFRSGAAAHPAVAAFGAALRAALPLELSGRQQV
- a CDS encoding dihydrodipicolinate synthase family protein, with the protein product MTRTRRTSPPTAPYTPQGIHVPLITPFTADDEVASDALEALAHEVLDAGATGIVALGTTGEPAALDEAERDLVTEVCARVCRERGAALTVGAGASGTRAAEESLGRLKRWPEVRAALVTVPAFVRPAAAGVLAHFERLARVSPVPLIVYHVPYRTGQPLDAALLREIGALPGVAGVKYAVGALDGEAVALLGDLPDGFAVLAGDDAFLSPLLALGAAGGVLASAHLATARFTELAAAWRAGDTDRARALGHALARLSATLFAEPNPSVTKGVLYAQGRIPSPAVRLPLLPAGTESVAAAVRELAHLT
- a CDS encoding putative immunity protein; the protein is MTGEAGEIALSKEDLREVTAFAAACAEVVLGVFEDGQPDDARPREAIGAAWQFARGGERGKALRDRAWAALKAAKSADSEAAREAARAAMSAAGAAYLHPLAKATQVKHILGAGAHAARAAELLADDDRGVGGAHVEQAVHRATPVLVDVLTRFPAAPSGGGRVGELIRMLDADLRSLTPTE
- a CDS encoding transglycosylase SLT domain-containing protein — encoded protein: MPASGKHRRPKQHHALTRKLALAGTGSAALALPLISATTAGAAEVAVAPTTYSVVSGDTLSKIAAEHSIGGGWQKLYEANKGIVGADPSAIRPGLKLNLTTAAAPAAAPAAAKAATGYANNLDGWIRESLDVMAQHGIPGSYEGIHRNVMRESSGNPMAINNWDSNAAAGIPSKGLLQVIDPTFKAYHVPGTPMDSYDPVANITAACNYAAARYGSIDNVNGAY
- a CDS encoding 5-carboxymethyl-2-hydroxymuconate Delta-isomerase, with product MPQITVDYSANLSDTFDRHGFASALHALTAEVAAATVANCKTRFRCPDDVYVADGAPGSALVHVQIGLLPGRTEAVKAELSQAVLDLLFKHLPAGADGAGPVVHASVDVSELGAAYRKLVQ